A part of Halomarina litorea genomic DNA contains:
- a CDS encoding heavy metal translocating P-type ATPase, whose protein sequence is MTSTGPATLSSYTIQIGRHGGRSESGALSLERRLSDMPGVHDAEVSFRAGTARITYDSSVTSEADLKRVIRDHRVSLRDEADAGGLSEEADETTTSELRTEALFVVITFVGMIIGLSVGWFGGPAALGWVGYSAAYVFGGWYGLKGGVETLRHRAVDIDLLMIVAALGALSIGAPFEGAMLLFLFSLSNTLQHYAIGRSRRAIKSLVNMRPDTADVLRGGEEVTVPIDDVAVGDVFVVRPGDRIPLDGTVESGESTVDQASLTGESVPVPKEPRDEVFGGTINESGSLEVSVTRQAHESAITRLIHMVESAQSEKAPTQRLIDRLEQPYVLGVFGLTGAAIIVPLLLGGEFTSTFYRAMTLMVAASPCAVIISTPAAVLSAIASGGRQGVLFKGGEHVETAATVDAVAFDKTGTLTEGNTRLTDVVVRDDIPDGQRLSETELLVRAAAVQDRSEHHLARAIVTEVENRSLDFPEARGFQATAGKGVRATVDGRTVHIGNRSYFQTVLADTPVEGQEVGLEKLEALESEGKTAVIVALESDNATRVVGWLAFTDTLRPGAADMISDLRALGIEHIVMLTGDNERVARRIADKVDIDEVRAELLPEEKVASLEALVERHDTVAMVGDGVNDAPALATASLGIAMGGAGTDVALETADVVLMGDDLSKIPYVLELGRQTRRTLVTNLAIAFGAIALMVGTILFQGLALPLAVVGHEGSTVLVSLNGLRLLGYR, encoded by the coding sequence GTGACGAGTACAGGACCAGCCACACTCTCGAGCTATACGATACAAATCGGCAGGCACGGTGGGCGGAGTGAATCGGGGGCGCTATCACTCGAACGGCGACTCTCCGATATGCCAGGCGTCCACGACGCTGAAGTCTCGTTTCGTGCAGGGACCGCACGCATCACGTACGACAGCAGCGTCACCTCGGAGGCCGACCTCAAACGAGTCATCCGCGACCATAGGGTCTCGCTCCGGGACGAGGCAGATGCCGGTGGACTGAGTGAGGAGGCCGACGAGACTACGACCTCGGAACTGCGCACCGAGGCATTGTTCGTTGTCATCACCTTCGTAGGGATGATAATCGGTCTGAGCGTGGGCTGGTTCGGTGGCCCGGCCGCCCTAGGGTGGGTCGGGTACAGTGCAGCGTACGTCTTCGGCGGCTGGTATGGGCTCAAAGGGGGCGTCGAGACGCTTCGGCACCGTGCCGTCGACATCGACCTGCTGATGATCGTCGCCGCACTCGGTGCACTGTCGATCGGCGCACCGTTCGAGGGGGCGATGCTCCTCTTCCTGTTCTCCCTGTCGAATACCCTCCAGCACTACGCAATCGGGCGCTCACGCCGGGCGATCAAATCGCTGGTGAACATGCGACCAGACACCGCGGACGTCCTCCGTGGTGGTGAGGAGGTCACAGTACCGATCGACGATGTGGCCGTCGGCGACGTCTTCGTGGTCCGTCCTGGTGACCGCATCCCGCTCGACGGCACCGTCGAGTCGGGTGAGAGCACAGTCGACCAAGCGTCGCTCACCGGAGAGTCCGTCCCAGTGCCGAAAGAGCCACGCGACGAGGTGTTCGGTGGGACGATCAACGAAAGCGGGAGCCTCGAGGTCTCGGTGACCCGTCAAGCCCACGAATCGGCTATCACCCGTCTTATCCATATGGTCGAGAGTGCCCAGAGCGAGAAAGCACCCACGCAGCGACTCATCGACCGTCTCGAACAGCCCTACGTACTGGGCGTGTTCGGACTCACCGGCGCGGCGATAATAGTCCCATTACTCCTGGGTGGCGAGTTCACGAGCACGTTCTACCGTGCGATGACGCTGATGGTCGCCGCGTCACCATGTGCGGTCATCATCTCGACGCCGGCGGCAGTGCTCTCGGCGATCGCTTCGGGCGGACGACAGGGGGTGTTATTCAAGGGTGGCGAACACGTCGAGACGGCGGCGACGGTCGACGCCGTCGCATTCGACAAGACGGGGACACTCACCGAGGGCAACACGCGGTTGACGGACGTGGTCGTGCGCGACGATATCCCCGACGGGCAGCGACTCTCGGAGACAGAGTTACTCGTCCGGGCCGCGGCGGTCCAGGACCGTTCCGAACACCACCTCGCTCGAGCCATCGTCACGGAAGTCGAGAACCGTTCGCTCGACTTCCCCGAGGCGCGAGGGTTTCAGGCGACTGCCGGGAAAGGGGTGCGGGCGACCGTCGATGGCAGGACGGTCCACATCGGCAACCGGAGCTACTTCCAGACGGTATTGGCCGACACACCCGTCGAGGGGCAGGAAGTCGGCCTCGAGAAACTCGAAGCGCTCGAAAGTGAGGGAAAGACGGCTGTAATCGTCGCACTCGAGTCCGACAATGCGACCCGCGTCGTCGGGTGGCTCGCGTTCACAGACACCCTCCGTCCGGGGGCCGCCGACATGATTTCCGACCTCCGGGCGCTCGGCATCGAACACATCGTCATGCTGACGGGGGACAACGAGCGCGTCGCACGTCGCATCGCCGACAAAGTGGATATCGACGAAGTACGGGCAGAGCTACTCCCCGAGGAGAAGGTGGCCAGCTTAGAGGCGCTGGTCGAACGCCACGATACCGTGGCGATGGTCGGCGATGGCGTCAACGACGCCCCTGCGCTCGCGACCGCCTCGCTCGGTATCGCGATGGGTGGTGCCGGTACCGACGTGGCACTCGAGACGGCTGACGTCGTCCTAATGGGGGATGACCTGAGCAAGATTCCGTACGTCCTCGAGCTGGGGCGCCAGACGCGCCGGACCCTCGTGACCAACCTCGCAATCGCCTTTGGAGCGATTGCCCTCATGGTTGGCACCATCCTCTTCCAGGGGCTCGCGCTCCCTCTCGCCGTGGTCGGGCACGAGGGGTCGACCGTGCTGGTCTCCTTGAACGGACTCCGACTGCTCGGCTATCGATGA
- a CDS encoding DUF7521 family protein, which translates to MIGPLTAFIKLVTLLLSLSVAYLAFYAYRRSELFPMVYVSVGFVFIGVGAICEGLIYGVLGTSLFSAALVQAVLVSSGMALILRSIMLSPDRQGL; encoded by the coding sequence ATGATCGGTCCGTTGACCGCCTTCATCAAACTCGTGACGCTCTTGCTCAGCCTTAGCGTCGCGTATCTCGCGTTCTACGCCTACAGACGGAGTGAACTCTTCCCCATGGTCTACGTTTCGGTCGGGTTCGTCTTCATCGGCGTCGGTGCGATCTGTGAAGGCCTCATCTACGGTGTGCTGGGGACGTCACTGTTCTCGGCCGCGCTCGTCCAAGCAGTACTCGTCTCGTCCGGGATGGCACTGATCTTGCGGTCCATCATGCTCAGCCCGGACCGACAGGGTCTGTAA
- a CDS encoding winged helix-turn-helix domain-containing protein, translating to MSAIASLSSLRPASAKTTRLFANSAKSRSVPPPPTTTEVASYDPLSGEAYRRLFARDRDEVRMGGDEVDSSVALFDVFADDYSRAILLAADEQTRTAKALCQICDASLTTVYRRLSTLREHGLVRVHSTIGSGGEHKRLFETTIEAFHVSISEGSLDLSVETRDELADNFTALWRNLRDNT from the coding sequence TTGTCGGCGATTGCATCGCTGTCCTCGCTTCGGCCCGCGAGCGCTAAAACGACCCGACTGTTCGCTAACTCGGCGAAAAGCCGGTCTGTTCCACCACCGCCCACTACTACGGAGGTTGCCTCCTACGATCCCCTCTCCGGAGAAGCGTACCGACGACTCTTTGCCCGTGACCGAGACGAGGTCCGCATGGGTGGTGATGAGGTCGACTCGTCTGTGGCGCTTTTCGACGTGTTCGCAGACGACTACTCGCGAGCGATCCTACTCGCGGCCGACGAGCAGACACGGACGGCGAAAGCCCTCTGTCAGATCTGTGATGCATCGCTGACGACGGTGTATCGGCGTCTCTCGACGTTGCGAGAACACGGTCTCGTCAGGGTCCACTCGACGATCGGTTCGGGGGGTGAACACAAACGGCTGTTCGAGACGACGATAGAGGCGTTTCACGTCTCGATTTCCGAGGGGAGCCTCGACCTGTCCGTCGAAACGCGCGACGAACTCGCCGACAACTTCACCGCACTCTGGCGGAACCTGCGTGACAACACATGA
- a CDS encoding M20 family metallopeptidase codes for MTEPPVRYVSNDQDAPVDLLLDLLALDTQNPPGETRAIVDHLERRLDPLPVTLERVVVDPAKPNLVVTVPGASDRTLLYNGHLDTVPFDETAWSFDPLGERVDDRIYGRGATDMKGAVASMVHTIEAFAATDTRPPVDLVFAFVSDEEVGGKAGLPALLEGGHLDADACVIGEPTCRDDRHSVTVADRGSIWLTLTATGESAHGSRPALGENAIDRLYAAVETLRERVGTRELRLPSTLRPVVEESVAYYAPMMGEQAARDLFQYPSINLGTLRGGDAINSVPQSATADVDIRLTAGARTEDVLGEIRACVAECEGITIADVVWSTGTAEPVDSPLVDAVTTVASEVLDDTVYRRSATGGGDAKTLRNAGIPTVEFALGTETVHAVDEYTTVDAVTANALVYTRLPFSLALDSG; via the coding sequence ATGACCGAACCCCCAGTCCGATACGTCTCGAACGACCAGGACGCTCCGGTCGACCTCCTGCTTGACCTGCTGGCACTGGACACACAGAACCCACCGGGTGAGACACGAGCCATCGTCGACCACCTCGAACGCCGGTTGGACCCGCTGCCGGTGACCCTCGAACGAGTCGTGGTCGACCCCGCGAAACCGAATCTCGTCGTGACCGTCCCGGGAGCGAGCGACCGGACGCTCCTCTACAACGGCCACCTCGACACCGTGCCGTTCGACGAGACCGCCTGGTCGTTCGACCCACTCGGCGAACGCGTCGACGACCGCATCTACGGGCGCGGTGCGACCGACATGAAGGGCGCAGTCGCCTCGATGGTCCACACCATCGAGGCGTTCGCTGCGACTGACACGCGACCGCCGGTCGACCTCGTGTTCGCATTCGTGAGTGACGAGGAGGTCGGTGGTAAGGCGGGTCTCCCGGCGCTGCTGGAAGGCGGCCACCTCGACGCCGACGCGTGCGTCATCGGCGAACCGACCTGTCGGGACGACCGCCACTCGGTCACGGTCGCCGACCGTGGCAGCATCTGGCTGACGCTGACCGCCACCGGCGAGAGTGCACACGGCTCTCGACCGGCCCTGGGGGAGAACGCCATCGACCGACTCTACGCGGCCGTCGAGACGCTCCGCGAGCGGGTCGGCACGCGAGAACTACGGCTCCCCTCGACGTTGCGACCGGTCGTCGAGGAGTCGGTCGCGTACTACGCGCCGATGATGGGCGAGCAGGCCGCACGCGACCTCTTTCAGTACCCGTCGATAAACCTCGGAACGCTGCGTGGTGGGGACGCCATCAACAGCGTTCCCCAGTCGGCGACCGCGGATGTCGATATTCGCCTGACCGCCGGTGCCCGAACGGAGGACGTACTCGGTGAGATTCGGGCCTGTGTCGCCGAGTGCGAGGGTATCACCATCGCGGACGTCGTCTGGAGCACCGGGACCGCCGAACCGGTCGACAGTCCACTCGTCGATGCCGTCACGACGGTCGCCAGCGAGGTGCTAGACGACACCGTCTATCGGCGAAGTGCGACCGGTGGCGGCGACGCCAAGACACTGCGGAACGCGGGGATACCCACCGTCGAGTTCGCGCTGGGAACGGAGACGGTGCACGCGGTCGACGAGTACACGACGGTCGACGCAGTCACCGCGAACGCGCTGGTCTACACGCGACTACCGTTCTCCCTGGCACTCGACAGTGGATAG
- a CDS encoding MFS transporter, which produces MSYTQGIRRNWQQFALQLLTVFAVGLTIGAERNVVPILGRDVLGVESVLVIGSFVVSFGFVKALLNLYGGKWSETYGRKPILVAGWVVALPIPVILAFAPNWWWITLGNVLLGVNQGLAWSMSVNAKIDLAGSDARGFAVGLDEAFGYGGVAVGAWVTGVIAARYSLRPEPFYFLAGVVLLALLVSVLFVDETLPYARAEADDQATEEDADLPFGAVLKRATYGDRTLFAAAQAGSVEKFVDALVWIAYPLYLTAAGLSTAQVGVIVGVYGGVWGVLQLYTGRLADRVGRRPPVITGMFVAGGGVFLTGLVDGYWPWVGTAALTGVGMALLYPNLITVVGDAAHPSWRATGLGVYRMWRDAGYGFGAILIGVTADLLSTAAAFYVVAAAMFLSGTVTLVWMRETHPDREASVPTDADPAGPADTD; this is translated from the coding sequence ATGTCGTACACGCAGGGTATCCGACGGAACTGGCAGCAGTTCGCACTCCAGTTGCTCACCGTCTTCGCCGTCGGGCTCACCATCGGCGCCGAGCGGAACGTCGTCCCGATTCTGGGCCGTGACGTGCTCGGTGTCGAGTCGGTACTGGTCATCGGCTCGTTCGTCGTCAGCTTCGGCTTCGTGAAGGCCCTGCTCAACCTCTACGGCGGGAAGTGGTCCGAGACGTACGGACGGAAACCCATCCTCGTCGCCGGGTGGGTCGTCGCCCTCCCGATCCCGGTGATTCTCGCCTTCGCCCCGAACTGGTGGTGGATCACGCTCGGGAACGTGCTCCTCGGCGTCAATCAGGGGCTCGCCTGGTCGATGAGCGTCAACGCGAAGATCGACCTCGCGGGGAGCGACGCCCGCGGCTTCGCCGTCGGGCTCGACGAGGCGTTCGGCTACGGCGGGGTCGCCGTCGGGGCGTGGGTCACCGGCGTCATCGCGGCCCGGTACAGCCTCCGTCCCGAACCGTTCTACTTCCTGGCGGGCGTCGTCCTGCTCGCCCTCCTCGTGTCGGTCCTGTTCGTCGACGAAACGCTCCCGTACGCACGTGCAGAGGCCGACGACCAGGCCACCGAGGAGGACGCCGACCTGCCGTTCGGGGCGGTTCTGAAGCGGGCGACCTACGGCGACAGGACGCTGTTCGCGGCAGCGCAGGCCGGGAGCGTCGAGAAGTTCGTCGACGCGCTCGTTTGGATCGCTTATCCGCTGTACCTGACGGCCGCCGGTCTCTCGACCGCGCAGGTCGGTGTGATCGTCGGCGTGTACGGCGGCGTCTGGGGCGTCCTCCAGTTGTACACGGGGCGACTCGCCGACCGCGTCGGGCGACGACCACCCGTCATCACGGGGATGTTCGTCGCTGGCGGAGGAGTCTTCCTGACGGGACTCGTCGACGGCTACTGGCCGTGGGTCGGAACCGCCGCCCTGACAGGCGTCGGCATGGCGCTCCTCTACCCGAACCTCATCACGGTCGTCGGGGACGCTGCCCACCCGTCGTGGCGGGCGACGGGCCTCGGCGTCTACCGGATGTGGCGCGATGCCGGCTACGGGTTCGGGGCGATCCTCATCGGCGTGACCGCCGACCTCCTGTCGACGGCTGCCGCCTTCTACGTCGTCGCCGCGGCGATGTTCCTCTCGGGGACGGTCACGCTCGTCTGGATGCGCGAGACGCACCCCGACCGCGAAGCGAGCGTGCCCACCGACGCCGACCCCGCAGGTCCGGCCGACACCGACTGA
- a CDS encoding MBL fold metallo-hydrolase, whose protein sequence is MRNTDIEASEVARRIVDENSEDLFVLDVRNEDDYEEWQIPESENVPIYDELLAHDFSGLEDHLDELPEDEEIAVVCVGGITSARAAQFLREQGFDAKSIPDGMNSWGRVHREYELTDLDGVVQIVRPGTGCVSYLVHDSGEAVVVDPSQYLDHYLGAADERDVEIVGVADTHAHADHVSGARRLAGELDVPYYLHGEDVAALDRVTELADGDAIEVGERELTVRHTPGHTPGSVSFEFGDALLSGDTLFLRSVGRPDLEDSSEDAVRTAASRLFESLDELTDLDDGTVVLPGHFSDEEVRPLATELGELKAESTNELLSYVEDGDEEAFVETIVESLADEPANYNEIKQINWGEEQPGDDVEELELGPNNCAAN, encoded by the coding sequence ATGCGCAATACAGACATCGAAGCATCCGAAGTCGCGCGCCGTATCGTGGACGAGAACAGCGAGGACCTGTTCGTCCTCGACGTGCGCAACGAGGACGACTACGAGGAGTGGCAGATCCCGGAGAGCGAGAACGTCCCCATCTACGACGAACTGCTCGCCCACGACTTCTCGGGGCTGGAAGACCACCTCGACGAACTCCCCGAGGACGAGGAGATCGCCGTCGTCTGTGTCGGGGGAATCACGTCGGCGCGCGCCGCCCAGTTCCTCCGCGAACAGGGCTTCGACGCGAAGTCCATCCCCGACGGGATGAACTCGTGGGGACGGGTCCACCGCGAGTACGAACTCACCGACCTCGACGGCGTCGTCCAGATCGTCCGTCCCGGGACCGGGTGCGTCTCGTATCTCGTCCACGACAGCGGCGAGGCGGTCGTCGTCGACCCCTCCCAGTACCTCGACCACTATCTGGGCGCGGCCGACGAACGGGACGTCGAAATCGTCGGCGTCGCAGACACCCACGCGCACGCCGACCACGTCTCCGGGGCGCGCCGCCTCGCAGGCGAACTCGACGTTCCCTACTACCTCCACGGCGAGGACGTCGCCGCTCTCGACCGCGTGACCGAACTCGCCGACGGCGACGCCATCGAGGTCGGCGAGCGCGAACTCACGGTCCGGCACACGCCCGGCCACACGCCCGGGAGCGTCTCCTTCGAGTTCGGCGACGCGCTCCTCTCCGGGGACACCCTGTTCCTCCGGAGCGTCGGCCGCCCCGACCTCGAGGACAGTTCCGAGGACGCCGTCCGGACGGCCGCGAGCCGGCTGTTCGAGAGCCTCGATGAACTCACCGACCTCGACGACGGGACCGTCGTCCTCCCCGGCCACTTCAGCGACGAGGAGGTGCGACCGCTCGCGACCGAACTCGGCGAGCTGAAAGCGGAGTCGACGAACGAACTGCTGAGCTACGTCGAGGACGGCGACGAGGAGGCGTTCGTCGAGACCATCGTCGAGAGCCTCGCCGACGAACCCGCGAACTACAACGAGATCAAGCAGATCAACTGGGGCGAGGAGCAACCCGGCGACGACGTCGAGGAACTCGAACTCGGCCCGAACAACTGCGCCGCGAACTGA
- a CDS encoding helix-turn-helix domain-containing protein: MADSMNEMLRKDMECEGLLECFHDLKALDREIFQLLSERQDPLTVDEIAEQVDRERTTAYRGIQRLLQAGFVQKEQVNYDHGGYYHVYRLRDADEVAREMQRTLNDWYAKMGQLIGEFEDKYGEDLHSPASAES, from the coding sequence ATGGCCGACTCGATGAACGAGATGCTCCGGAAGGACATGGAGTGCGAGGGCCTGCTGGAGTGTTTCCACGATCTCAAAGCTCTCGACAGGGAGATATTCCAGCTGCTCAGCGAGCGACAGGACCCGCTCACCGTCGACGAGATCGCCGAACAGGTCGACCGTGAGCGGACGACCGCCTACCGTGGTATCCAGCGGCTCCTCCAGGCTGGCTTCGTCCAGAAAGAGCAGGTGAACTACGACCACGGCGGCTACTACCACGTCTACCGGCTTCGTGACGCCGACGAGGTCGCACGCGAGATGCAGCGGACGCTCAACGACTGGTACGCAAAGATGGGACAGCTCATCGGCGAGTTCGAGGACAAGTACGGTGAGGACCTCCACTCGCCCGCTTCTGCCGAGAGCTGA
- a CDS encoding sulfite exporter TauE/SafE family protein, with the protein MSLLLVATFVGFGLLIGTLFGFFGMGGSFLVTPALLVMGYPSTVAVGSGLAFVFGTSVIGALRHREHGQVDYKLATIMTAAMTLGIEGGKSVVFLLDASGMADLVINVAYVGLLGAVGLFTLHDARSDGGTSDGGGLADRVQAIHIPPMVTLRGGVRVSGSIVFAIGLVIGVLSGFLGVGGGFLLMPAMMYGLGVPAAIAVGTDILQITISGAFGAFTYAQSGAVALPVVGFLLLGSALGARIGAGATNLVDEADIKGYFAAMLLAGSAAVAANRLGTVYGIELLDTLSTVLIFGAALLVSSAVVLAAICQLRDDQSGTWCRLTTS; encoded by the coding sequence ATGAGTCTGCTGCTGGTCGCGACGTTCGTCGGATTCGGACTGCTCATCGGGACGCTGTTCGGGTTCTTCGGGATGGGAGGGTCGTTCCTCGTGACGCCGGCGCTGCTCGTCATGGGCTACCCCTCGACGGTCGCCGTCGGGAGTGGCCTCGCGTTCGTCTTCGGGACGAGCGTCATCGGCGCGCTCCGTCACCGCGAGCACGGGCAGGTCGACTACAAACTCGCGACCATCATGACCGCGGCCATGACCCTCGGCATCGAGGGCGGGAAGAGCGTCGTCTTCCTCCTCGACGCGAGCGGGATGGCGGACCTTGTCATCAACGTCGCGTACGTCGGCCTGCTCGGTGCCGTCGGCCTGTTCACACTCCACGACGCCCGCTCGGACGGCGGCACGTCGGACGGCGGCGGCCTCGCCGACCGCGTCCAGGCCATCCACATCCCACCGATGGTGACGCTGCGCGGGGGCGTCCGCGTCTCGGGGAGTATCGTCTTCGCCATCGGACTCGTCATCGGCGTCCTCTCGGGGTTCCTGGGCGTCGGTGGCGGCTTCCTCCTGATGCCGGCGATGATGTACGGGCTCGGTGTCCCGGCCGCGATCGCCGTCGGGACGGACATCCTCCAGATCACTATCTCCGGCGCGTTCGGCGCGTTCACGTACGCGCAGTCCGGGGCGGTCGCGCTCCCCGTCGTCGGGTTCCTGCTCCTCGGGAGTGCGCTCGGGGCACGGATCGGGGCGGGAGCGACGAACCTCGTCGACGAGGCCGACATCAAGGGGTACTTCGCCGCCATGCTCCTCGCGGGGAGCGCCGCCGTCGCCGCCAACAGGCTCGGAACGGTCTACGGTATCGAACTCCTCGACACGCTGAGTACGGTGCTCATCTTCGGGGCGGCGCTGCTGGTGAGTAGCGCCGTCGTCCTCGCCGCGATCTGCCAGCTCCGGGACGACCAGAGCGGGACGTGGTGTCGGCTCACCACGTCGTAG
- a CDS encoding DUF7512 family protein, producing MSVIGVLSGSTGAVTTVGLVLGEALVLYVGYGVLGGLVRGTVLDAVGGD from the coding sequence ATGTCCGTAATCGGAGTCTTGAGCGGGTCGACAGGTGCGGTGACGACAGTCGGTCTCGTCCTCGGGGAGGCGTTAGTGCTGTACGTCGGGTACGGCGTCCTCGGCGGTCTCGTCAGGGGCACGGTCCTCGACGCGGTCGGAGGTGACTGA
- a CDS encoding YeeE/YedE family protein, with protein MSAATNEDRSLGVTLLILLGGMVFGFGLALSGMAKPEIVLDFLQFDDLGLLFVMGGAAVVSGVVFFVATRFLDRAPLTGRAYTRRLKSMNRNVLAGGAIFGVGWGISGICPGAAYASVGIGNLPILWAVLGMFLGAYAQGYVRSYRADDADTSDTVPTD; from the coding sequence GTGAGCGCCGCGACCAACGAGGACCGGAGCCTCGGGGTCACCCTCCTGATACTCCTCGGGGGGATGGTGTTCGGGTTCGGCCTCGCGCTCAGCGGGATGGCGAAACCCGAGATCGTCCTGGACTTCCTCCAGTTCGATGACCTCGGCCTGCTGTTCGTGATGGGCGGGGCCGCGGTCGTCTCTGGGGTGGTGTTCTTCGTCGCCACGCGCTTCCTCGACCGCGCACCGCTCACCGGGCGGGCGTACACCCGTCGGCTGAAGTCGATGAACCGCAACGTCCTCGCTGGCGGTGCCATCTTCGGTGTCGGGTGGGGCATCTCGGGAATCTGTCCCGGTGCGGCGTACGCGAGCGTCGGCATCGGGAATCTCCCCATCCTGTGGGCGGTCCTCGGGATGTTCCTCGGTGCGTACGCGCAGGGGTACGTCCGGTCGTACCGCGCCGACGACGCCGACACCTCGGACACCGTCCCCACCGACTGA
- a CDS encoding YeeE/YedE family protein: MITTTLPLVAFAELFPRGIAQYAAGGLLIGLGVATIYLGTGIIAGASTFLESTLSYVSDVPRFNRTKYLASRDWRVVFTLGIVGGAAVYALAFGEFGWTTAVQPWRLLGGGFLVGVGTRLGKGCTSGHGVCGVGSLSQTSLVNVATFMAFAIGTAQIVAALGVSP; the protein is encoded by the coding sequence ATGATCACAACCACACTCCCCCTGGTCGCGTTCGCGGAACTGTTCCCGCGCGGTATCGCTCAGTACGCCGCCGGTGGCCTGCTCATCGGCCTGGGCGTCGCGACGATCTACCTCGGGACAGGCATCATCGCGGGCGCCAGCACGTTCCTCGAGTCGACGCTGTCGTACGTCTCGGACGTCCCCCGGTTCAACCGGACGAAGTACCTGGCCTCGCGCGACTGGCGCGTCGTGTTCACGCTCGGTATCGTCGGCGGAGCGGCGGTGTACGCCCTCGCGTTCGGCGAGTTCGGGTGGACGACCGCGGTCCAGCCGTGGCGACTGCTCGGTGGCGGGTTCCTCGTCGGCGTCGGGACGCGCCTCGGGAAGGGCTGTACCTCCGGCCACGGCGTCTGTGGGGTCGGGTCGCTCTCGCAGACCTCGCTGGTGAACGTCGCGACGTTCATGGCCTTCGCCATCGGGACGGCTCAGATCGTCGCCGCCCTGGGGGTGTCGCCGTGA
- a CDS encoding MBL fold metallo-hydrolase, protein MDDGFPEPDADVESIAPEALKQRIDDGRPVTILDVRAESEYEEWRIDGESAEVANVPYFELLDGVSENHLERIPAGDPTVVVCAKGGSSEYVAGQLLDEGVDAVNLERGMNGWAGIYEYRELDADTDATVAQYQRPSSGCMAYMVVSDGEAAVVDPLRAFVDDYVQDARAMGVDITYAIDTHVHADHVSGVRELAAQTGAQVVLPEPAVDRGVEYDVDYETVGDGDTLTVGDIDVDVLHTPGHTSGMTSYLVDDAVLLSGDGLFTESVARPDLEGADDEEAREAAAELHETLQSTILPLGDDVLVAPAHFSDCATPRDDGTYVTRLGDLKREMDALSMDREAFVEFIRSDMPPRPANYEEIIGTNLGQRATDDEEAFELELGPNNCAASSDAMTSD, encoded by the coding sequence ATGGACGACGGATTTCCCGAACCGGATGCGGACGTCGAGTCGATCGCCCCCGAAGCGCTCAAACAGCGCATCGACGACGGTCGGCCGGTGACGATACTCGACGTGCGTGCAGAGAGCGAGTACGAGGAGTGGCGCATCGACGGCGAGAGTGCCGAGGTCGCCAACGTCCCGTACTTCGAACTGCTCGACGGTGTGAGCGAGAACCACCTCGAACGTATCCCGGCAGGCGACCCGACGGTCGTCGTCTGCGCGAAGGGTGGTTCCAGCGAGTACGTCGCTGGCCAGCTCCTCGACGAAGGAGTCGACGCCGTCAACCTCGAACGCGGGATGAACGGCTGGGCGGGTATCTACGAGTACCGCGAACTCGACGCCGACACGGACGCGACCGTCGCACAGTACCAGCGCCCCTCCAGCGGCTGCATGGCCTACATGGTCGTCAGCGACGGGGAGGCCGCGGTCGTCGACCCGCTCCGGGCGTTCGTCGACGACTACGTACAGGACGCACGGGCGATGGGTGTCGACATCACGTACGCCATCGATACGCACGTCCACGCCGACCACGTCAGCGGCGTCCGCGAACTCGCCGCCCAGACTGGCGCGCAGGTCGTCCTCCCTGAACCGGCGGTCGATCGCGGCGTCGAGTACGACGTCGACTACGAGACGGTCGGTGACGGCGACACGCTCACCGTCGGCGACATCGACGTCGACGTCCTTCACACGCCCGGCCACACCTCTGGCATGACGTCGTACCTCGTCGACGACGCCGTCCTCCTCAGTGGAGACGGCCTGTTCACCGAGAGCGTCGCCCGGCCGGACCTCGAAGGGGCCGACGACGAGGAAGCACGCGAGGCCGCCGCCGAACTCCACGAGACGCTCCAGTCGACGATTCTGCCGCTCGGCGACGACGTCCTCGTCGCGCCAGCCCACTTCAGCGACTGCGCGACACCGCGCGACGACGGAACCTACGTCACCAGGCTCGGCGACCTGAAACGTGAGATGGACGCCCTGTCGATGGACCGCGAGGCGTTTGTCGAGTTCATCCGCTCGGACATGCCGCCACGCCCGGCGAACTACGAGGAGATCATCGGAACGAACCTCGGCCAGCGGGCGACCGACGACGAGGAGGCGTTCGAACTCGAACTCGGCCCGAACAACTGCGCCGCCAGCAGCGACGCGATGACGAGCGACTGA